The Pocillopora verrucosa isolate sample1 chromosome 2, ASM3666991v2, whole genome shotgun sequence genome has a segment encoding these proteins:
- the LOC131773737 gene encoding CUE domain-containing protein 1-like: MVPMFGGTNLMQRPPERPRTTGQANNEPRQLDFTAAMNDFKHMFPNVDREVIEAVLRANNGLVDATIDQLLSMGLDMEGTSSTQSDLPPLPSYSDVDRSEPPPAYTPRDQEISRSSGSPSRPLPARPYSAWNPPLLGKLPDDFLRLGPPSTSSTGVFGDSMGDQELERFLEDEKLAMVLQNEEFMRELRHNRDFMLSLEKDGQRNTVPSRNMTPVEAPSRNVPVAAGGSNSSRHAPQPQTPTQVLPGSSETAGAVGGHSAPAADSASPHDDAVLREKLKHMGKSTRKKFDKLARMFHRKNVNRTNLIATGTAASTANLLEGYNDDDDDDEMLNAMGSARLEIMDERDEDSEIEKSPKKTASQQKPPEAEQRKAAGSIEPIVFFSDDNEFQFKQEN; this comes from the exons ATGGTTCCAATGTTCGGAGGTACGAACCTTATGCAACGTCCTCCTGAAAGGCCACGGACAACTGGTCAAGCCAATAACGAGCCAAGACAACTGGACTTCACTGCGGCTATGAACGACTTTAAACACATGTTTCCTAACGTGGATCGGGAAGTTATAGAAGCAGTTTTGCGCGCTAACAACGGCTTGGTAGATGCTACCATTGATCAACTGTTATCGATGGGACTTGACATGGAAGGAACATCTTCAACGCAGTCTGATCTTCCCCCTTTACCTTCTTACAGTGATGTGGATCGTTCAGAACCGCCTCCAGCTTACACACCTCGAGATCAAGAAATTTCGCGGAGTTCTGGGAGTCCATCTCGGCCGCTTCCTGCTAGACCTTACTCGGCATGGAACCCACCATTACTGGGCAAATTGCCGGATGATTTTTTACGTCTCGGTCCTCCTTCAACGAGTTCTACCGGCGTTTTTGGCGACAGTATGGGCGACCAAGAGCTAGAAAGATTTCTGGAAGATGAAAAATTGGCCATGGTCTTGCAGAATGAAGAATTTATGAGAGAGCTGAGGCATAATAGAGATTTTATGTTGTCATTGGAAAAAG ACGGGCAAAGAAATACAGTTCCATCTCGGAACATGA CACCAGTAGAAGCCCCTTCCAGAAATGTTCCAGTCGCAGCTGGAGGAAGCAACAGTAGTAGGCATGCACCTCAACCTCAGACTCCAACACAAGTGTTGCCTGGGAGCTCAGAGACTGCTGGAGCAGTTGGTGGACACTCAGCACCAGCTGCAGATTCAGCCTCCCCACATGATGATGCTGTCTTGAGGGAGAAGTTAAAGCACATGGGAAAGA GTACAAGAAAGAAGTTTGACAAGCTGGCGCGAATGTTTCACAGAAAGAATGTCAACCGAACAAA TCTCATTGCTACTGGTACTGCTGCATCCACTGCCAACCTTCTGGAAGGTtacaatgatgatgacgatgatg ATGAAATGCTGAATGCCATGGGATCTGCTAGGCTGGAAATTATGGACGAGAGAGATGAGGACAGTGAAATAGAAAAATCACCTAAAAAGACTGCCTCTCAGCAGAAG CCACCAGAGGCAGAACAGAGGAAGGCAGCTGGAAGTATCGAGCCAATAGTCTTCTTCTCTGACGATAAcgaatttcaatttaaacaagaaaactag
- the LOC131773739 gene encoding epithelial discoidin domain-containing receptor 1-like: MAAIHGVAREIPLEKIFLVTSEDGLEWKQRRHAIETAVDRIDSDTVMVMKSLKYEAFARFVRIVLPPFDKRMKIGEEMPGYKVELFHCLNTGSVWHGNTVPSPIGLGIESGAIPDSQFTSTSQLSLEYGAQFSRLNSRTGGGAWCAASCDPSVYLQIDLGRVLLIRELDVQSKHDDSGGTNTVLSFFLENSADGASWEYYKANGANKLFLGSTLRNLAIRHKLLIPVNARFVRFRPKTCINQACMRAELYFYPDFGKFKC, from the exons ATG GCCGCTATCCATGGAGTTGCTCGGGAAATCCCACTCGAAAAGATCTTTCTGGTCACCAGTGAAGATGGATTAGAGTGGAAACAGAGAAGACATGCGATTGAAACAGCG gttGATCGCATCGACAGCGACACGGTTATGGTCATGAAAAGTTTAAAGTATGAAGCCTTCGCTCGTTTTGTCCGGATTGTTCTTCCTCCCTTTGACAAGCGAATGAAGATTGGGGAAGAAATGCCCGGTTACAAAGTCGAGTTATTCCACTGTTTAAACACTGGAAGTGTCTGGCATGGAAACACTG TGCCTTCACCTATTGGACTAGGGATAGAATCAGGTGCCATCCCTGACAGCCAATTTACGTCGACCTCTCAATTGAGCCTAGAGTACGGAGCCCAGTTCTCGAGGCTGAACTCACGAACAGGTGGAGGGGCGTGGTGCGCTGCGTCATGTGATCCTTCTGTTTATCTGCAGATTGACTTGGGCCGAGTCCTTCTCATTCGAGAG TTGGACGTGCAAAGCAAACATGACGATTCAGGAGGTACAAATACTGTGCTGTCATTCTTCTTGGAAAACAGTGCTGATGGTGCATCATGGGAATACTACAAGGCAAACGGAGCAAACAAG CTCTTCTTGGGAAGCACCTTGAGAAATCTAGCAATTCGACACAAGCTCTTGATTCCAGTCAACGCGCGATTCGTTCGGTTTCGACCCAAGACCTGCATCAACCAGGCGTGTATGAGAGCGGAATTATACTTCTACCCAGACTTCGGTAAATTTAAATGCTAA